A genomic segment from Sulfitobacter sp. DSM 110093 encodes:
- a CDS encoding HlyD family type I secretion periplasmic adaptor subunit, translated as MKTSPRFYARLGYLVILLIFGGLGSWAATAVIDSAVVAPGTVALEGDRKVVQHLNGGIIREIRVREADQVEEGDVLLLLDSIEARSNLNLHMQRLNVARATEARLLAEQTSQEEVEFPEDLVKSEDPRVQGALRTQGQIFSDRRSILLSQTEILEYRLEQLNEQIVGLDQQKDAMERRVALRLAHLDRLQSGEQKGVIESNRLVELEDTLIETEASLGEVISEASQVRGATGEARLNLLKLVQEYRERANIELKDVQAEISELTERVLVAKDTLDRTVIRAPTSGSVQDLQATTVGSVVRSGEVLMEIVPMDENLVIDARVAPVDIDSVVPGMETEVRLSAFKTKLLPIVFGTVQSVSSDVISPKDPNDLPYYLARIHVPEANLPEGIKGNLTPGMPGDAVIVTGERTVLNYLVSPLSEAVSKSFREE; from the coding sequence ATGAAGACTTCTCCACGGTTTTATGCCCGGCTGGGGTATTTGGTCATCCTCCTGATCTTCGGAGGGCTGGGAAGCTGGGCTGCGACGGCCGTGATCGATAGTGCTGTGGTCGCTCCAGGTACTGTTGCTTTGGAAGGGGACAGGAAGGTCGTCCAACACCTAAATGGCGGTATTATCCGAGAGATCCGGGTAAGAGAGGCCGATCAGGTTGAGGAAGGTGATGTGCTCCTTCTTCTCGATAGCATTGAGGCCAGATCAAACCTAAATTTGCATATGCAGAGGCTTAATGTTGCACGGGCGACCGAAGCGCGGTTGCTCGCTGAGCAAACCTCGCAAGAAGAAGTCGAGTTCCCCGAGGACCTGGTGAAGTCAGAAGATCCAAGGGTGCAAGGTGCCTTGCGTACGCAGGGTCAAATATTTTCGGATCGACGATCCATTTTGCTCTCGCAGACAGAAATCTTGGAGTATCGGTTGGAGCAGCTAAACGAGCAGATCGTTGGGCTTGATCAACAAAAAGATGCTATGGAGCGTCGGGTTGCGCTGCGCCTAGCTCACTTGGACAGATTGCAATCTGGCGAACAAAAAGGGGTGATCGAAAGCAACCGTTTGGTAGAACTCGAAGACACCCTGATTGAGACTGAAGCCAGTTTGGGGGAGGTTATCTCAGAGGCGTCCCAAGTGCGGGGAGCGACGGGCGAGGCCCGCTTGAACCTGCTTAAGCTGGTGCAAGAGTACCGTGAGCGCGCCAATATTGAGTTGAAAGATGTACAAGCTGAGATCTCGGAGCTTACAGAGCGTGTTTTAGTGGCCAAAGACACGCTGGACCGTACCGTCATCCGAGCGCCGACATCTGGATCAGTCCAAGACTTGCAGGCAACCACTGTCGGGTCGGTTGTGCGGTCAGGTGAAGTTCTGATGGAAATCGTGCCGATGGACGAAAACCTCGTCATCGACGCACGTGTGGCGCCAGTGGATATCGACAGCGTTGTCCCAGGCATGGAGACGGAAGTCCGTCTAAGTGCTTTCAAAACAAAGCTGTTGCCCATCGTCTTCGGCACCGTCCAATCTGTTTCAAGCGATGTGATAAGTCCCAAGGACCCCAACGATTTGCCTTATTATCTGGCACGCATTCATGTTCCTGAAGCGAATCTACCTGAGGGTATCAAGGGCAACCTGACACCCGGGATGCCAGGAGATGCCGTTATTGTAACCGGGGAGCGGACAGTGCTGAATTACCTCGTTTCTCCCTTGTCAGAGGCTGTTTCAAAGAGCTTTCGAGAGGAATGA
- a CDS encoding condensation domain-containing protein — translation MTSIALRSRKYSALSDYQRRMLSAALDPDTPAAFHLDQTISWALRITPGVSFRTLRRAFDELVERHDSLRLRMVEIGSSWHAEILPKHPLGLIVEDLGEMSEERQRDVIAAYCATPLTALSEAMFEMQLLKFGGAGDVILARIHHTIIDGYSLALLFEELLKHVLNMPVSEAPLSHADFMAYRNNQLAENASIKDDFWRDALCPLPQRLKLGRQAKGLPPLSMRNTGPTNTLKNFLKPQTIARIDALSKSTEVSAFCHLHAAFSETLCAQAGQDAVLVHSIVGRRDAAIASFIGAEMLLFPLKYCQGSGAAWVSQQVAASSEMVPTKAFSKETRLGRELQTEEGDWYRFLVHIPTPTGRISSSPFRKVFEETLGGKISFGFITLERIELPKSTETDFEAQLNIYPTKSGPQASLVADAAGWSNDDLQQLAQEIEVRVQG, via the coding sequence ATGACATCCATCGCTCTTCGGTCACGAAAGTACTCTGCGCTCTCAGACTATCAACGCCGCATGCTGTCTGCAGCGCTTGATCCCGATACGCCTGCTGCATTTCATTTGGATCAAACAATTTCATGGGCCTTGCGGATCACCCCCGGAGTAAGCTTTCGTACTCTGCGCCGCGCATTCGATGAGCTGGTTGAAAGGCATGATTCATTGCGGCTGCGCATGGTCGAGATCGGCAGCAGCTGGCATGCTGAGATCCTGCCCAAACATCCACTAGGATTGATTGTCGAAGACCTAGGAGAGATGTCCGAAGAGAGACAAAGGGACGTGATCGCAGCCTATTGCGCGACACCGTTGACGGCGTTGTCTGAGGCGATGTTCGAGATGCAATTGTTGAAGTTCGGGGGCGCGGGAGATGTGATCCTGGCGCGGATCCATCATACGATCATTGATGGTTACAGTCTGGCTTTACTGTTTGAGGAGCTGCTTAAACATGTGTTGAACATGCCTGTCAGTGAGGCGCCTCTATCCCATGCGGATTTCATGGCCTACCGCAATAATCAGTTGGCGGAGAACGCGTCTATAAAGGATGACTTTTGGCGCGATGCCCTCTGCCCGCTGCCGCAGCGATTGAAACTTGGGCGCCAGGCAAAAGGACTCCCCCCTTTGTCGATGCGCAATACAGGGCCAACAAATACACTAAAAAACTTTCTCAAGCCGCAGACGATTGCCCGGATCGATGCTTTGTCCAAAAGCACCGAAGTGTCAGCTTTTTGCCACTTGCACGCGGCGTTTTCAGAGACCCTTTGTGCTCAAGCGGGACAAGATGCGGTGCTGGTTCATAGCATTGTGGGGCGTCGAGATGCAGCAATTGCGTCCTTCATCGGCGCTGAAATGCTTTTGTTTCCTTTGAAGTATTGCCAAGGATCAGGAGCGGCTTGGGTCTCCCAGCAAGTCGCGGCCTCATCTGAGATGGTGCCTACCAAAGCGTTCTCTAAGGAGACCAGGCTGGGGCGAGAGCTGCAGACTGAAGAGGGGGATTGGTACCGGTTTCTTGTGCATATCCCTACGCCAACAGGTCGTATTTCGTCTTCTCCATTTCGCAAGGTTTTTGAGGAGACCCTTGGGGGGAAGATCAGCTTCGGGTTTATCACCTTGGAAAGAATAGAACTGCCCAAGAGCACAGAGACCGATTTTGAAGCCCAACTTAATATCTATCCAACAAAAAGTGGCCCGCAAGCTTCTCTCGTTGCTGATGCTGCCGGCTGGAGCAATGATGACCTTCAGCAACTGGCACAAGAGATAGAGGTGCGCGTGCAAGGTTAA
- a CDS encoding condensation domain-containing protein, protein MTVPTPALRQGKYFPLSYYQQRMLAAALDPETSVGFHINQTISWAVRITPGVSSRTLRRAFDQLVLRHDSLRLRFVELGNVWRAEILPNHPIGLIIEELGEMSEAAQKKAIMARCAKPLTALSDPMFEMCLLKFGGAGDVILVRVHHAIIDGYSIVLLLEELLKHALSMPVSESPLSHGDFISHRGKQILTRAEEKDAFWREGLFPLPEKLNIGRKAQGLPDLSPKNISKTNTLNDVLAPQVSAQVEVLVKNTGVSAFCHLHAAFSETLCAQAGQGAVLVHSVVGRREAAVASFIGAEMLEFPLRYSCGSGAGWVSEQISASAEMLPTSALDDDTLMGQEIRAKADWMRFLVHIRTPTGRFSTSPFRKIFEEAMIGKISFGFLTMERIDLPKESDSGFELQMNVTSSPQGPQASLIGNAASWGQADLGQLAQEIDARVQRN, encoded by the coding sequence ATGACAGTTCCGACACCTGCTCTGCGACAAGGAAAATATTTTCCCCTCTCTTACTACCAGCAGCGTATGTTGGCGGCGGCCCTTGATCCAGAAACCTCGGTGGGGTTTCATATCAACCAAACGATTTCATGGGCCGTTCGTATCACGCCTGGTGTGAGTTCTCGCACCCTGCGCCGTGCCTTTGATCAACTTGTGCTCAGACATGATTCCTTGCGGCTTCGTTTTGTTGAGTTGGGTAATGTCTGGCGCGCCGAGATCCTGCCAAATCACCCGATCGGATTGATCATAGAAGAGTTAGGGGAGATGTCCGAAGCGGCGCAAAAGAAGGCCATTATGGCGCGCTGTGCAAAACCGCTGACGGCGCTTTCTGATCCAATGTTTGAAATGTGCCTGCTTAAGTTCGGCGGCGCGGGAGATGTGATCTTGGTGCGGGTCCATCATGCGATCATCGACGGCTATAGCATTGTCCTGCTGCTTGAAGAGCTGCTCAAACACGCACTGAGCATGCCTGTCTCTGAAAGCCCTTTGTCTCACGGGGACTTCATTTCCCACCGCGGCAAACAAATACTGACGCGCGCAGAGGAAAAAGATGCATTTTGGAGAGAGGGGTTGTTCCCCTTGCCGGAGAAGTTGAACATTGGCCGCAAGGCGCAGGGTTTGCCAGATTTGTCCCCAAAAAATATAAGTAAAACCAACACGTTGAATGACGTTCTGGCGCCTCAGGTCTCCGCTCAGGTGGAGGTCTTAGTCAAAAATACGGGTGTTTCGGCTTTTTGTCATCTGCACGCGGCCTTTTCCGAAACGCTGTGCGCTCAGGCCGGCCAAGGGGCGGTATTGGTCCACAGCGTTGTGGGGCGGCGAGAAGCGGCGGTAGCTTCTTTTATTGGTGCCGAAATGCTCGAGTTCCCCTTGCGCTACTCCTGTGGATCAGGGGCCGGCTGGGTGTCGGAACAGATATCAGCCTCTGCTGAGATGTTGCCGACCTCGGCCTTGGATGATGATACCCTCATGGGACAAGAAATCCGTGCTAAGGCGGATTGGATGCGGTTTCTCGTTCATATCCGAACCCCTACAGGGCGTTTCTCAACCTCTCCGTTTCGGAAAATCTTTGAAGAGGCTATGATTGGGAAAATATCTTTCGGCTTTTTAACGATGGAACGCATAGATCTGCCCAAAGAATCTGACAGCGGATTTGAGCTCCAAATGAACGTCACTTCCAGCCCCCAAGGGCCCCAAGCATCTCTGATTGGGAACGCAGCCTCTTGGGGGCAAGCTGATTTGGGACAATTGGCGCAGGAGATTGATGCCAGAGTGCAGCGCAACTGA
- a CDS encoding IS66 family transposase translates to MSNVTQNLPDDPAILKAMIAALQAENAKISATLRVHDQLVQALRLRIAKLQKLAFGKSSEKIEREIEQLELALEDLLLAVAEGDEAPIDEGQDEPAPDDPSAPALRRRPRVSDATPRERRELDPGTCCADCGGDLRVVGEDVSELLDMIAAQMKVVQIARIKKSCRRCERMVQEPAPSRPIPGSMAGPNLLAHILVAKFDDHLPLYRQHEIFARMGADIPETTLVGWCGRAMKALSPLIERIEADIMGSDLLHADDTPIRVLDRSLRDKGLGKGVRQGRIWAYVRDQRPWAGDAPPGAVYRFAPDWKEEHVLDHLANASGILQADGYKGYAKLYAPGPDGLPRLREASCWAHLRRDFHDFWASTKSEIAREALDQVGKLYDVERDISGQPADVRYAARQKFSLPKVEAFFTWSEQQLLGIPGKSNLAKAFRYGLNRREAFSLFLEDGRVAIDNNPAERALRPIGIGRKNWLFAGADTGAETLARAMTIIETAKLNGLNPQAYLADILDRIHDHKINRLDDLLPWNWVPMAAQNNQAA, encoded by the coding sequence ATGTCGAATGTAACGCAAAACCTCCCCGATGATCCCGCCATATTGAAGGCGATGATTGCGGCTTTGCAGGCGGAAAATGCCAAGATCTCGGCGACATTGCGGGTCCACGACCAGCTGGTTCAGGCCCTCCGCCTGCGGATCGCAAAGTTGCAGAAGCTGGCCTTCGGCAAGTCATCGGAAAAGATCGAGCGCGAGATCGAGCAGCTGGAACTGGCCCTTGAAGACTTGCTACTGGCCGTGGCCGAGGGCGATGAAGCGCCCATCGACGAAGGTCAGGACGAGCCGGCACCGGATGATCCCTCTGCGCCCGCGCTGCGTCGACGTCCACGTGTCTCGGATGCGACACCGCGCGAGCGTCGTGAACTTGATCCCGGCACATGCTGCGCTGACTGTGGCGGCGATCTGCGCGTGGTGGGTGAGGATGTCAGCGAACTGCTGGACATGATTGCAGCCCAGATGAAGGTGGTTCAGATCGCCCGGATCAAGAAGTCCTGTCGCCGCTGCGAGCGGATGGTGCAGGAGCCTGCACCCAGCCGTCCGATCCCGGGCAGCATGGCAGGCCCGAACCTGCTGGCTCATATTTTAGTCGCGAAGTTTGACGATCATCTTCCCTTATATCGCCAGCACGAGATCTTCGCCCGCATGGGCGCAGACATCCCCGAGACCACCCTTGTGGGCTGGTGCGGGCGGGCCATGAAGGCCTTGTCGCCACTGATCGAACGGATCGAGGCTGACATCATGGGCAGCGACCTGCTGCATGCGGATGACACGCCGATCCGGGTGCTGGACCGATCTTTGCGCGACAAAGGGCTTGGTAAAGGCGTCAGGCAGGGACGGATCTGGGCCTATGTGCGTGACCAGCGCCCATGGGCGGGGGATGCGCCACCTGGAGCCGTCTATCGGTTTGCGCCGGATTGGAAGGAGGAGCATGTCTTGGACCACCTGGCTAATGCCAGCGGTATCCTTCAGGCAGACGGTTACAAGGGTTATGCCAAGCTTTACGCGCCTGGACCTGATGGTTTGCCTCGTTTACGCGAGGCTTCCTGTTGGGCGCACCTGCGCCGTGACTTCCACGACTTCTGGGCATCGACCAAATCCGAGATCGCCCGCGAGGCGCTCGACCAGGTCGGCAAACTCTATGACGTTGAGCGCGATATCAGTGGCCAGCCTGCTGACGTCCGTTACGCGGCACGTCAAAAGTTCAGCCTGCCGAAGGTTGAGGCGTTCTTTACTTGGTCCGAGCAACAGCTCTTGGGCATCCCGGGAAAGAGCAATTTGGCCAAGGCCTTCCGCTATGGCCTCAACCGTCGGGAAGCCTTCAGCTTGTTCCTGGAAGACGGTCGCGTGGCCATCGACAATAATCCAGCTGAACGCGCCCTGCGACCGATTGGAATCGGAAGAAAGAACTGGCTGTTTGCCGGGGCCGACACCGGTGCAGAAACACTCGCCCGCGCCATGACGATCATTGAAACCGCAAAGCTAAACGGCCTCAACCCACAGGCCTATCTCGCTGACATCCTCGACCGCATCCATGATCACAAGATCAACCGCTTAGATGACCTGCTGCCGTGGAACTGGGTGCCGATGGCTGCGCAAAACAATCAAGCTGCATAA
- a CDS encoding Mur ligase family protein, whose translation MKTATVSQLLDELIARISPLPEPYPCFVVFVSATDGDSRARVKTITASTLVELRERLEEKASLQLLGARHVRLDWATSVQATSFANYKAALQKVKRNYSRKGMSLDTGFTQAITEGELNGSALFYKGAQVPHCEMNLNNFGIYWKRRFGKTFEAPADSDTVYLFTSDGLFRDLDRNEIVCLEPSGLNGGRRIFDLMEPDNLDFLIRESAEYLAAQVNENGLFHYGRHPCFDRSINHYNTLRHASSTYALCEAYELLQSHDLREAIDRSLRQIAEHLVKYRSGPGGASAFLMDRGNEIKLGGNAVAILACCKFFEVTGDKTVLELAHRLGAGILSMQRTDGSFYHILDAETLTPKEDFRTVYYDGEAAFALMRLYGATGDQRWLDATRRAVDYFIAKDYWQYNDHWLAYCVNELSRHYTDPKYIAFGVRNVRDYLPFIRDRITTFPTLLELCCATRLLLQRSLQDASLVPVIDALDLDAFREAMEHRAQYLTNGFFFPEVAMYFRNPASVTGSFFIRHHGFRVRIDDVEHYLSGLIAYRSYLKERDSFISLCDQQKRRRVSTTGRARWSTADIADLLPGSEWLTSPSEKLELNGVSIFAPSFREDDIVFVRHADDSFGIPYKELERKGIIPRLAIVSNSCEVFGKAGSVLRVPDMRAALMALAKDARRSLTGPIVGVTGSAGKTTVTSMIAHCLGAIGKVHATRFSANMARGLAWNLCCAPTDTQYCVLEMAIGQMQENSRLARPDIAVFTNIHPAHLAYHTNTATIAQKKARIFSEMPDQGVAILNRDMIEYEIVEAAAKLKGLKIVTYGWSDAANIFPTSSAASATQVMLNVFGERHIVPIQGPGRYAIDNVMAVAAVANVLGQPIGPMLEHLTTFTKDIGRGQIIEWATTKGPAKILDHSYNANPASMRAALDEMFAMPCSGKRVAILGDMAELGEDSRSEHDALLNLLKNKPLDAVYLVGDELKASLPLVGNDRRFTILDPKNLENILTQQVSTGDIILVKGSNSTGLFQRLSRFRKS comes from the coding sequence ATGAAAACCGCTACAGTATCGCAACTCCTCGACGAACTCATCGCGCGGATATCCCCTCTGCCAGAACCATATCCGTGCTTTGTTGTCTTTGTGTCGGCGACGGATGGTGACAGCCGCGCACGGGTTAAAACGATCACGGCTTCAACCTTGGTTGAATTGCGCGAGCGGCTAGAGGAAAAGGCGTCCTTGCAGCTGCTTGGCGCGCGCCATGTGCGTTTGGATTGGGCGACTTCGGTGCAAGCGACGTCCTTTGCCAACTACAAAGCTGCGCTGCAGAAGGTAAAACGCAACTACAGCCGCAAAGGTATGTCTCTAGATACGGGATTTACGCAGGCGATAACTGAAGGTGAGCTGAACGGCAGTGCCTTGTTTTATAAAGGCGCGCAAGTTCCGCATTGCGAGATGAATCTCAATAACTTTGGAATCTACTGGAAAAGACGTTTTGGAAAAACGTTTGAAGCACCAGCGGATTCCGACACCGTTTATCTTTTTACATCTGATGGGCTGTTTCGTGATCTTGATCGCAACGAAATTGTTTGCCTCGAGCCTTCTGGGCTTAACGGTGGGCGGCGCATTTTCGACCTCATGGAGCCTGATAACCTTGATTTCCTGATACGTGAGAGCGCTGAATATCTTGCGGCCCAGGTGAACGAGAACGGCCTATTTCACTATGGCAGACATCCATGTTTTGATCGCTCGATTAACCATTACAACACGTTGCGCCACGCCAGCAGTACCTATGCATTGTGCGAAGCCTATGAGTTGCTACAAAGCCATGATTTGCGTGAGGCCATTGATCGGTCTTTAAGGCAGATCGCGGAACACCTTGTCAAATACCGCAGTGGTCCGGGCGGTGCGTCGGCCTTTTTGATGGACAGGGGCAATGAGATAAAGCTGGGTGGTAATGCCGTTGCCATTTTGGCGTGCTGCAAGTTCTTCGAAGTGACAGGGGACAAGACTGTGCTCGAACTGGCGCATCGATTGGGCGCCGGAATCTTGTCGATGCAACGAACGGATGGCAGCTTTTACCACATTCTGGATGCGGAAACCCTGACCCCGAAAGAGGATTTTCGCACAGTCTATTATGATGGGGAAGCCGCATTTGCGCTGATGCGCCTGTACGGTGCCACCGGCGATCAACGCTGGTTGGATGCGACGCGGCGTGCTGTCGACTACTTTATCGCCAAGGATTATTGGCAGTACAACGATCACTGGCTGGCGTATTGTGTAAACGAGCTGTCTCGTCATTACACGGACCCAAAGTATATCGCATTTGGCGTCCGCAACGTCCGAGACTACTTGCCGTTTATCCGCGATAGGATCACTACCTTTCCTACCCTTCTGGAACTGTGCTGCGCCACCCGCCTGCTGTTGCAAAGATCGCTGCAGGATGCATCGCTCGTTCCGGTCATTGATGCGCTGGATCTTGATGCGTTTCGCGAGGCGATGGAACATAGGGCGCAGTATCTAACCAACGGGTTCTTTTTCCCCGAAGTCGCGATGTATTTCAGAAACCCGGCTTCAGTCACTGGAAGCTTCTTTATTCGCCACCACGGGTTCCGGGTGCGCATTGATGATGTTGAACACTACCTGTCCGGGTTGATCGCATATCGCTCTTATCTGAAAGAACGCGACAGTTTTATCAGCCTTTGCGATCAGCAAAAGCGCCGGCGGGTCAGTACGACGGGTCGGGCGCGCTGGTCGACAGCAGATATAGCCGACCTTTTGCCGGGGTCAGAATGGCTGACTTCCCCAAGTGAAAAGCTGGAGCTGAATGGCGTTTCGATCTTCGCCCCAAGCTTTCGCGAGGATGATATCGTGTTTGTACGGCATGCAGATGACAGTTTTGGAATTCCCTATAAGGAACTAGAAAGAAAAGGGATTATTCCACGCCTCGCGATTGTGAGTAACAGCTGCGAAGTCTTTGGCAAAGCGGGCTCTGTCTTACGTGTTCCTGATATGCGCGCCGCGTTGATGGCCTTGGCAAAAGACGCGCGTAGATCACTCACTGGGCCGATCGTCGGCGTAACGGGGAGCGCGGGAAAGACCACTGTCACGTCAATGATTGCGCATTGCCTTGGTGCAATCGGCAAAGTTCACGCCACCCGTTTTAGCGCGAATATGGCGCGCGGTCTTGCTTGGAACCTGTGTTGTGCGCCCACGGATACGCAATATTGTGTTCTGGAAATGGCCATCGGACAAATGCAAGAGAACAGCCGACTGGCGCGACCAGACATTGCGGTGTTCACCAATATTCATCCTGCACATTTGGCCTATCATACGAACACGGCCACTATCGCTCAAAAAAAGGCCCGCATTTTTTCAGAGATGCCCGACCAAGGCGTGGCGATCCTCAATCGAGATATGATCGAATATGAGATCGTAGAGGCTGCTGCAAAACTCAAGGGGTTGAAGATTGTAACTTACGGGTGGTCGGATGCGGCCAATATTTTTCCGACATCTTCAGCCGCATCGGCAACGCAAGTCATGCTGAACGTTTTTGGAGAACGTCATATAGTCCCCATACAGGGCCCGGGGCGCTATGCGATTGATAATGTGATGGCTGTCGCCGCTGTCGCCAATGTACTGGGTCAACCGATTGGGCCTATGCTTGAGCATTTGACGACCTTTACGAAAGACATCGGGCGCGGCCAGATTATCGAATGGGCCACAACGAAAGGCCCCGCAAAGATACTGGACCATTCTTATAATGCAAACCCTGCATCGATGCGGGCAGCGTTGGATGAGATGTTTGCTATGCCATGCAGTGGGAAGCGAGTGGCCATTCTGGG
- a CDS encoding helix-turn-helix transcriptional regulator, with product MLADCDSVRKNAQDQRREMGAWLKCLRETQGLSQRDLANILSLEYYTFISQLENGRGKIPSSRYVEWANALGQEPRSFVMTLLSYYDPITHDILFGTKAQAH from the coding sequence ATGCTCGCTGATTGCGACAGTGTAAGAAAGAACGCGCAGGACCAACGCCGTGAAATGGGCGCTTGGCTGAAGTGCCTCCGCGAAACGCAGGGGCTTTCGCAGCGTGATCTCGCGAACATTTTGTCGCTCGAGTATTACACATTTATTTCTCAGCTTGAGAATGGCCGTGGCAAGATACCTAGCAGCAGGTATGTCGAATGGGCGAATGCGCTTGGCCAAGAGCCTCGTTCGTTCGTAATGACCTTGCTGTCTTATTATGACCCGATCACCCATGATATTTTATTTGGAACAAAGGCGCAGGCCCACTGA
- a CDS encoding transposase, which produces MRGEILGFERRRRWSDEEKLGIVMSVDTDGATVTQVAQRHEITRQQIYAWRHDLKNKGLWSPDAGALFLPFDIPEHGVPAIADTPTVAAPMAVELRLRNGRSLHFDSNMAALALTQLIRAVEAV; this is translated from the coding sequence ATGCGTGGTGAGATACTGGGGTTTGAACGTCGGCGGCGCTGGAGCGACGAAGAGAAGCTTGGAATTGTCATGTCGGTGGACACGGATGGTGCGACGGTCACGCAGGTGGCGCAGCGCCACGAGATCACGCGGCAACAGATCTATGCGTGGCGGCATGATCTGAAGAACAAAGGACTTTGGTCGCCTGACGCAGGTGCGCTCTTCCTTCCTTTCGATATTCCTGAACACGGCGTTCCCGCCATCGCTGACACACCCACCGTCGCGGCCCCGATGGCTGTCGAACTGCGCTTGCGCAACGGCCGCAGCCTGCACTTCGACAGCAACATGGCTGCCTTGGCGCTGACGCAGCTAATCCGTGCTGTGGAAGCAGTATGA
- the tnpB gene encoding IS66 family insertion sequence element accessory protein TnpB (TnpB, as the term is used for proteins encoded by IS66 family insertion elements, is considered an accessory protein, since TnpC, encoded by a neighboring gene, is a DDE family transposase.), whose product MIGPGTGVRVYVACGVTDMRKGIAGLAALTQDVLRQKPTGGAVFAFRGRRGDRLKLLYWDGQGFCLYYKVLERGRFPWPAMTEGAARLTSAQLAMLWEGIDWRRPDWGAPPARVG is encoded by the coding sequence ATGATTGGTCCGGGCACTGGCGTTCGCGTCTACGTGGCTTGCGGTGTCACGGACATGCGCAAGGGCATTGCTGGTCTTGCTGCGCTGACCCAGGATGTCCTGCGCCAGAAGCCGACGGGCGGTGCGGTCTTCGCCTTTCGCGGCCGCAGGGGAGATCGGCTCAAGCTTCTGTATTGGGACGGTCAGGGCTTTTGCCTCTATTATAAAGTCCTGGAACGCGGCCGCTTCCCTTGGCCTGCAATGACCGAGGGGGCCGCCCGTCTGACGTCCGCGCAGCTTGCAATGTTGTGGGAAGGCATTGACTGGCGCAGGCCGGATTGGGGCGCGCCGCCCGCTCGCGTGGGCTGA